A genomic region of Colletotrichum destructivum chromosome 1, complete sequence contains the following coding sequences:
- a CDS encoding Putative U3 snoRNA associated → MVTTRNGKRTAAEAPATETETTKKQKLPVRAKGGKAAPKKASSKKDESGRSSSKKRSSLVVELRSEASPADAQEVHEEQVITGAEQPAPEPEAGEEGKVIKDSDASVSDDQEEEKQTVLVAEGDDGSDSDEAPEAVSTSKAAVQAKKSAQAANKAIAEQQATQKRKRQERNARLQEQAAVRKAQEDTAAAEKSNEGGEEEEEEEEAEAAQAETTGRRRLNKLDLPSELPAEYLESDSEDESGGGETDRKPRKARKLHTAEAQIARESRGPKDEVVGTTVFRVVKKEDERLAPRAQKSSVNAKKALLARGRAPVKARKGFLV, encoded by the exons ATGGTCACCACACGGAACGGAAAGCGCACAGCCGCCGAGGCCCCCGCGACTGAGACGGAGACgaccaagaagcagaagcttcCCGTCAGGGCAaagggcggcaaggccgcACCAAAGAAGGCGTCCAGCAAGAAGGACGAGAGCGGCCGCTCGTCATCAAAAAAGAGATCGTCGCTCGTCGTGGAGCTGAGGTCGGAAGCGAGCCCGGCCGACGCCCAGGAGGTCCACGAGGAGCAGGTCATCACGGGTGCCGAGCAGCCCGCCCCGGAGCCAGAGgcgggagaagagggaaaggtCATCAAGGACTCGGATGCGTCCGTGAGCGACgaccaggaggaggagaagcagacgGTGCTGGTCGCCGAGGGAGACGACGGTTCAGACTCGGACGAGGCGCCGGAAGCCGTCTCCACGTCCAAGGCTGCGGTCCAGGCGAAGAAGTCTGCACAGGCCGCCAACAAGGCCATCGCAGA ACAACAAGCCACTCAGAAGCGTAAGCGCCAAGAGCGCAACGCCCGCCTCCAGGAACAGGCGGCGGTGCGCAAGGCTCAGGAGGAcacggccgcggcggagaAGTCCAACGAGGGGggtgaggaagaggaggaggaggaggaggccgaggcggcgcaaGCAGAGACGACCGGACGGCGGAGGCTCAATAAGCTCGACCTCCCGTCCGAGCTCCCGGCCGAGTACCTCGAGTCCGACTCGGAAGacgagagcggcggcggcgagacggacCGGAAGCCCCGCAAGGCGCGTAAGCTGCACACGGCGGAAGCGCAGATCGCGCGTGAGTCCCGCGGCCCcaaggacgaggtcgtcgggaCGACGGTATTCCGCGtcgtcaagaaggaggacgagaggCTGGCGCCCAGGGCGCAGAAGTCCTCGGTCAACGCGAAGAAGGCGCTGCTGGCACGCGGCAGGGCGCCTGTAAAGGCGCGCAAGGGGTTTTTGGTCTGA
- a CDS encoding Putative major facilitator superfamily, MFS transporter superfamily — protein sequence MASLAEKQPAAADAPADAHDETRETSREGPWIRLMTALHWYSRDTPSEEKKLVLRLDLLILIFGCLCFFTKYLDQSSLTNAYVSGMKEDLNLHGNELNYMTIVFWSSYCTSMIPACYYLTRYPINVVLPILEIGWGLSTFGLAWAQNVETIYAMRFFTGLFESSSFTGIIYVIGSWYKPSEVGRRVALFYIAAPLGTMFAGYLQVSALNLHNVHGLAGWRWLFIVDAVITIPIALIGFFVFPDVPSRARPRLLTAHLHAFARKRLEGLTAPPQLRVSRDIFRRVFTRWHWYLFVAQWTIMNENLQPSGSPFSLYLKAFPETYSVTRVNTLPTVATAISIVSAFAAGALADRTGWFAGLSAAATVPSLVGVVMLVVWDVGEGGRLAAFMLNGFEGAIPSLTMAWATVTMAGDAEERAIVTASMNAIGQAIVAWAQLLQFPAVDAPHFTRGFRSVVGTMVVQFFITAAIWFFVRRDRRAKERAEDDAVEQIQVQGKQEGV from the exons ATGGCTTCACTCGCAGAGAAGCAGCctgcggccgccgacgccccGGCCGACGCCCACGATGAGACCCGAGAGACATCCCGCGAAGGCCCGTGGATTCGCCTCATGACGGCCCTTCACTGGTACTCCCGCGACACGCCcagcgaggagaagaagctcgtccTCCGCCTGGACTTGTTGATCCTCATATTTGGCTGCTTGTGCTTCTTTACAAAGTACCTCGACCAGTCGTCCCTCACAAACGCCTACGTCAG CGGCATGAAGGAGGACCTCAACCTCCACGGCAACGAGCTCAACTACATGACCATCGTCTTCTGGTCGTCGTACTGCACGTCCATGATCCCGGCGTGCTACTACCTGACCCGCTACCCGATCAACGTGGTGCTGCCGATCCTCGAGATCGGCTGGGGCCTGTCGACCTTTGGCCTTGCCTGGGCGCAGAACGTCGAGACCATCTACGCCATGCGCTTCTTCACCGGCCTCTTCGAGTCCTCGTCCTTCACCGGCATCATCTACGTCATCGGCTCCTGGTACAAGCCGTCCGAGgtcggccgccgcgtcgccctCTTCTACATCGCCGCGCCCCTCGGCACCATGTTCGCGGGCTACCTCCAGGTCTCGGCCCTGAACCTGCACAACGTCCACGGGCTGGCCGGGTGGCGCTggctcttcatcgtcgacgccgtcatcacgatccccatcgccctcattggcttcttcgtcttcccgGACGTGCCCTCGCGCgcgcggccgaggctgctGACGGCGCACCTACACGCCTTCGCGCGCAAGcgcctcgagggcctcacggcgccgccgcagctCAGGGTGTCGCGCGACATCTTCCGCCGCGTCTTCACCCGCTGGCACTGGTACCTATTCGTCGCGCAGTGGACCATCATGAACGAGAACCTGCAGCCCAGCggctcgcccttctcgctGTACCTCAAGGCCTTCCCCGAGACGTACTCGGTGACGCGCGTCAACACCCTGCcgacggtggcgacggccatctccatcgtctcggccTTTGCGGcgggcgccctcgccgaccgcACTGGCTGGTTCGCCGGCCTGTCCGCGGCCGCCACCGTGCCTtcgctcgtcggcgtcgtcatgcTCGTCGTCTgggacgtcggcgagggcggccgcctaGCGGCCTTCATGCTCAACGGCTTCGAGGGCGCCATCCCCTCGCTGACCATGGCCTGGGCGACCGTGACCAtggcgggcgacgccgaggagcgcgCCATCGTGACCGCCTCGATGAACGCCATCGGCCaggccatcgtcgcctgggcgcagctgctgcagttcccggccgtcgacgcgccGCACTTCACCCGCGGCTTCAGGAGCGTCGTGGGGACCATGGTCGTACAGTtcttcatcaccgccgccatctgGTTCTTCGTGAGGAGGGACCGCAGGGCCAAGGAGCGGGCGGAGGACGACGCTGTCGAGCAGATCCAGGTGCAAGGAAAGCAGGAGGGTGTCTGA
- a CDS encoding Putative SANT/Myb domain, Homeobox-like domain superfamily protein, producing the protein MSSMFKKKGGMAFKPKMPQARPRAPGAAVPQPSRAPSSTATEAATETVPVPKDTTVQETFEIGVGAKGSARDQPTTTPPSTEPPSTTQTAVPQAHPPADEPAAAAAATAAASTSEKASEAFIGQQTTRTPATSVESAQRPDADSASVAGTPAQLQTPPATAPSATEVVPTTETQAPNGAEPANAANGGAPNATTEAPAKRPRKRTTQTAENGETGEDGAAAPKPKRPRKQKDPATDGEGAPKRAPRPRKKPTTMTTTEDGAATETDTPRSSSARPRRARSVTPEDAENQEADLSTLTMGDLTRDLRIGKKFSRHDELLQRHREKQARARERLKAKRNGSEDVASESGTPAPTTSGGATPAAVPPPQATSMASTGPQFQIIDGQIVVDQNSLSLDRHAIAAAAAEGEDMLEIEENDFTTLTTQNSYRTGSKLKGPNVWTEEETELFYRGLRMFGTDFQMISGMFPGKNRRHVKMKFNREERHAPARIDAILVGKKELHINLEEYKTWTKAEYEPVEAIMAAQRAQQAKFDAEQAKIKAAKDAINARNLASLQDKGEGGEPAEEESAAGGGGGGGGKPKPRQQQANVGPQITVDADGMITIDETNMDPDAGRGKKRGAGKAKKKAVEYNMRGEIINR; encoded by the coding sequence ATGAGCTCCATGTTCAAGAAAAAGGGCGGCATGGCTTTTAAGCCGAAAATGCCCCaggctcgtcctcgagcgcctgGGGCTGCCGTACCGcagccgtcgagggcgccgtcgtcgactgcGACCGAGGCCGCGACAGAGACTGTCCCCGTCCCCAAAGATACGACAGTGCAGGAGACTTTCGAGATTGGCGTCGGGGCGAAGGGGTCTGCCCGAGACCAGCCTACCACTACCCCGCCATCGACCGAGCCGCCGAGCACGACACAGACTGCCGTACCACAAGCACACCCACCAGCGGACGagcctgccgccgccgccgccgccaccgccgctgctTCAACATCAGAAAAAGCCAGCGAGGCTTTCATCGGCCAACAAACGACACGGACGCCGGCCACCTCTGTAGAGAGTGCCCAGCGACCGGATGCCGACTCGGCCAGTGTGGCTGGGACACCCGCCCAGCTACAAACACCACCGGCCACCGCCCCCTCCGCGACAGAGGTCGTGCCTACGACAGAAACCCAGGCCCCCAACGGAGCCGAGCCAGCAAATGCAGCGAATGGCGGCGCACCGAACGCAACGACAGAAGCACCGGCCAAGCGACCGCGGAAACGAACGACGCAGACGGCCGAGAATGGCGAAACGGGtgaggacggcgccgcggccccGAAGCCCAAACGACCGCGCAAACAAAAAGATCCTGCCACGGATGGCGAGGGGGCTCCGAAACGGGCACCccggccgaggaagaagccgacgacgatgacaacgacGGAGGACGGCGCAGCGACCGAGACGGACACcccaaggtcgtcgtcggcgagaccGCGGCGGGCCCGCTCGGTGACTCCAGAAGACGCCGAGAACCAGGAGGCGGACCTCAGCACCCTCACGATGGGGGACCTGACGAGGGACCTCCGCATCGGCAAGAAGTTCAGCCGGCACGACGAGCTCCTGCAGCGCCACCGCGAGAAGCAGGCAAGGGCCAGGGAGAGGCTCAAGGCCAAGCGGAACGGCTCGGAGGACGTGGCGTCGGAGAGCGGGACGCCAGCGCCGACGACCAGCGGGGGGGCGACGCCTGCAGCGGTTCCGCCGCCACAGGCAACCAGcatggcgtcgacggggccGCAGTTCCAGATCATCGACGGGCAGATCGTGGTGGACCAGAACTCTCTGAGCCTCGACCGACAcgccatcgcggcggcggcggccgagggcgaggacatgctcgagatcgaggagaaCGACTTCACGACGCTTACGACGCAGAACAGCTACCGCACGGGGTCGAAGCTCAAGGGACCCAACGTGTggaccgaggaggagacggagctcTTCTACCGCGGGCTGCGCATGTTCGGCACCGACTTCCAGATGATCAGCGGCATGTTCCCCGGCAAGAACCGGCGGCACGTCAAGATGAAGTTCAACCGCGAGGAGCGGCACGCGCCCGCGCGcatcgacgccatcctcgtcggcaagaaggagctcCACATCAACCTCGAGGAGTACAAGACGTGGACCAAGGCCGAGTACGAGcccgtcgaggccatcatggcggcgcagcgcgcgcagcaggccaagttcgacgccgagcaggccaagatcaaggcggccaaggacgccatcaacgccaGGAACCTTGCCTCGCTGCaggacaagggcgagggcggcgagcctgcggaggaggagtccgcggcgggcggcggtggtggcggcggcggcaagcccAAAccgaggcagcagcaggccaatGTTGGTCCTCAAATAACggttgacgccgacggcatgATCACCATTGACGAGACCAACATGGACCCGGACGCCGGGCGGGGTAAGAAGAGGGGTGCTGgcaaggcgaagaagaaggccgtcgagtACAACATGCGCGGCGAGATCATCAACCGGTGA
- a CDS encoding Putative tetratricopeptide-like helical domain superfamily, whose amino-acid sequence MFRLTTASARHGRALLTGFPPPAVQAAAPAMAIRRTLKGKTLRPSPGSNKKSGPSMSMKDRPMLGTPRPLSHFQNAVKSLRSMHVTGQQAHDIYMKYFAAASVKEKPADWRQTFVKVNNISAPKLYETAMALMSSPNSSDADFDGFCHMLDTAAGMGDDAAALTLGRMLHNRDEKSYLHWDQMAWRNTRKRCQALIEAGRDPNALVLKGLVYLSRWTSEDNRTALEAFIQAEEIGKGIDSFEWYSSCLRGQSEVYIRSGKKTEAAEVLTRLGEMGYAEGFWGLAKLFPEDESTMYRLQKAASSGLMPAHQALVNEHERLRKLCSAQGREEEARRHERDAAEWTLIMKAETTRDRESKLTAASDS is encoded by the exons ATGTTCCGCCTCACGACAGCCTCCGCCCGCCACGGGAGGGCACTCCTGACCGGCTTCCCGCCACCGGCCGTCCAGGCTGCAGCACCCGCCATGGCGATTAGGAGGACGCTTAAGGGTAAAACTCTCCGCCCCAGTCCTGGGTCCAACAAGAAGTCGGGgccgtccatgtccatgaaGGACAGGCCGATGCTCGGCACACCACGCCCTCTGTCCCACTTCCAAAACGCCGTCAAATCGTTGCGCTCGATGCACGTCACGGGGCAACAGGCTCACGATATCTACATGAAATACTTCGCCGCGGCGTCCGTTAAGGAAAAACCCGCCGACTGGCGGCAGACGTTCGTCAAAG TCAACAACATCTCGGCCCCCAAGCTCTACGAGACGGCCATGGCACTCATGTCATCCCCCAACAGCAGCGATGCCGATTTCGACGGGTTCTGCCACATGCTggacaccgccgccggcatgggcgacgacgccgccgccctcaccCTCGGCCGCATGCTCCACAACCGGGATGAGAAATCGTACCTGCACTGGGACCAGATGGCGTGGCGCAACACGCGCAAGCGCTGCCAGGCGCTCATCGAGGCGGGCCGCGACCCCAACGCCCTCGTTCTCAAGGGGCTGGTCTACCTGAGCCGCTGGACCTCCGAGGACAACCgcaccgccctcgaggctTTTATCCAGGCCGAAGAGATCGGCAAGGGCATCGACTCGTTTGAATGGTACTCGTCGTGCCTCCGGGGCCAGAGCGAGGTTTACATACGCAGTGGGAAAAAGACCGAGGCCGCGGAGGTGCTCACGCGGCTCGGAGAGATGGGTTATGCCGAGGGGTTCTGGGGCTTGGCTAAATTGTTCCCCGAAGATGAATCCACAATGTACAGGCTGCAAAAGGCCGCCTCGTCGGGGCTCATGCCGGCGCACCAGGCGTTGGTCAACGAGCACGAGAGGCTCCGCAAGCTTTGCAGTGCCCAAGgcagagaggaagaggcgcGGCGGCACGAACGAGACGCGGCCGAGTGGACTTTAATCATGAAGGCGGAGACGACGCGGGACAGGGAATCCAAGTTGACCGCCGCATCGGACTCGTAA
- a CDS encoding Putative Zinc finger, RING-type, E3 ubiquitin ligase Bre1, with the protein MPVATSAPTASPRPSTLIKMEDRKRPPISTAEDLAPPSKRHQTVNGSKSKGDGGDTAEEHWIENYQKGAIYRQLQETKRERADFESRVEQLQKNLVYREDHIRIIEAWWKQVLEEMEQLADPALPPPSGPSNPPYITSTHFKDNDEFQRHLDDTASDIKKRAEAVLNRIANARGEITPNIADLETRVNALLAQQKDYLVKLDRAQQENEQLSEDLNKASLRFFKAEKRMDRLKSAQVQKLEQQFIASAKPTLAAGENGSDAAEANGNAAEALIKFGEASAVVKKQKEQLESAQADIKTLQEENSALKARREGLTDEDFIRTDVFKQFKNQNEDLIKRVNHLEATNKQLREEAERLQSERTAFRTKLTDEAQMITSDLERQVEERDADLTRIRAARDEWYAKASMLETREKEEKQALQHLKELTGAQEDRIASLELELQRLKPAEDQPMSDPDPELESMPADELRTKYKKLQQDLESINKELPALQQAYKRSMGLAQKKVMEYTVLEDRVSAALAEKQKVDQKYFAVKKDADMRDRELNVLRSQNRKSSEIVTQLKEVEAQNRVLISNLEKQLSDLKQANAAMAAEHRKMEATSADAARRVDSYKNQIGELTSLVKSRDAAVAAARERTTTQEAEVERLKVRADMVQKDKDEWKRKALSNSSEEEEMLRTFALCTVCRNNFKDTALKTCGHLFCHQCVDDRISNRMRKCPNCSRAFDRLDVMSVHH; encoded by the exons ATGCCTGTAGCGACCTCCGCCCCGACAGCCTCCCCCCGTCCGTCCACCTTGATCAAGATGGAGGACAGGAAGAGACCTCCCATCAGCACCGCTGAGGATCTCGCCCCTCCCAGCAAGCGACATCAAACCGTCAATGGAAGCAAGTCCAagggcgatggtggcgatACCGCCGAGGAGCACTGGATCGAG AATTACCAAAAGGGTGCCATTTACCGCCAATTGcaagaaacaaaaagagAAAGGGCCGACTTCGAGTCGCGCGTCGAACAGCTGCAGAAAAACCTAGTATACCGCGAAGATCACATCCGCATCATCGAAGCATGGTGGAAACAG GTTCTGGAGGAAATGGAACAGCTCGCGGATCCGGCGCtaccgccgccctcgggtCCGTCAA ATCCTCCGTACATCACCAGCACTCACTTCAAGGACAACGACGAGTTTCAGAGACACCTGGACGATACCGCATCGGACATCAAGAAACGGGCCGAGGCGGTGCTGAACCGCATCGCAAACGCCAGAGGAGAGATTACGCCAAACATTGCCGACCTGGAGACGCGGGTCAACGCCTTACTCGCTCAACAAAAGGACTATCTGGTCAAGCTGGACCGTGCGCAGCAGGAGAACGAGCAACTGTCGGAAGACCTCAACAAGGCCAGCCTGCGGTTtttcaaggccgagaagcgcaTGGACAGATTAAAGAGCGCGCAGGTGCAGAAGCTCGAACAACAGTTCATCGCCAGCGCCAAGCCGACACTCGCCGCCGGAGAGAACGGAAGCGACGCGGCGGAAGCAAACGggaacgccgccgaggcgctcaTCAAGTTCGGGGAGGCCTCGGCGGTcgtcaagaagcagaaggagcAGCTGGAGTCTGCGCAGGCGGACATCAAGACCCTCCAGGAGGAGAACTCGGCACTCAAGGCTCGACGAGAGGGCCTCACCGACGAAGACTTCATCCGGACGGACGTGTTCAAGCAGTTCAAGAACCAAAACGAGGACCTGATCAAGCGGGTCAACCATCTGGAAGCCACGAACAAGCAGTtgagggaggaggccgagcggTTACAGTCGGAGCGGACGGCGTTCCGGACCAAGCTCACCGACGAGGCGCAGATGATCACGTCGGACCTGGAGCGCCAGGTCGAGGAGCGCGACGCCGACCTGACGCGGATCCGTGCGGCCCGGGACGAGTGGTacgccaaggccagcatGCTGGAAACgcgagagaaggaggagaagcaggcgCTGCAGCACCTCAAGGAGCTCACGGGGGCTCAGGAGGACCGGATCGCATCCCTCGAGCTGGAGCTGCAGCGGCTGAAGCCTGCCGAGGACCAGCCGATGTCCGACCCGGACCCCGAGCTGGAGAGCATGCCtgccgacgagctgcggACCAAGTACAAGAAGCTCCAGCAGGACCTGGAGTCCATCAACAAGGAGCTGCCCGCCCTGCAGCAGGCATACAAGCGATCGATGGGCCTGGCGCAGAAGAAGGTGATGGAGTACACGGTGCTCGAGGACCGCGTCTCGGCCGCGCTCGCCGAGAAGCAAAAGGTCGACCAGAAGTACTTCGCCGTGAAGAAGGACGCCGACATGCGGGACCGCGAGCTCAACGTGCTACGCAGCCAGAACCGCAAGAGCTCCGAGATAGTGACGCAGCtcaaggaggtcgaggctcAGAACCGGGTGCTGATCAGCAACCTCGAGAAGCAGCTGTCGGATCTGAAGCAGGCCAacgcggccatggcggcggagcataggaagatggaggccaccagcgccgacgccgcgcgcCGGGTCGATTCGTACAAGAACCAGATCGGCGAGCTGACGAGCCTGGTCAAGTCGCGCgacgcggccgtcgcggcggcacGGGAACGCACCACGAcgcaggaggccgaggtcgagcgcCTCAAGGTGCGCGCGGACATGGTgcagaaggacaaggacgagtGGAAGCGCAAGGCGTTGAGCAACTCGtcggaggaagaggaaatgCTCAGG ACGTTTGCGCTGTGCACCGTATGCCGCAACAACTTCAAGGATACGGCCCTGAAGACGTGCGGCCACCTGTTCTGCCACCAGTGCGTGGACGACCGTATCAGCAACCGCATGCGCAAGTGCCCCAACTGCTCGAGGGCCTTTGACCGCCTGGACGTCATGTCCGTCCACCACTAG
- a CDS encoding Putative UV excision repair protein Rad23: MKVTFKDLKQQKFTLDVEPTELVSAVKQKIAGEKGWDPKDQKLIYSGKILKDDDTVESYKIEEKGFVVCMVNKPKAAKAAPAAESSSTPAVPATPAQAVAATPAAPPAPAAQAAAPAAAPATPTPAARSTGGDAGSTDPSMAMGAHRQEVVANMEAMGFERAQIDAAMRAAFYNPDRAVEYLLNGIPDNVQEEQQQRQAAAAATAAQPAAGAPAAGTDEGGNVNLFDLAAQARGGGGGGGGGGNGGAGGGRSAAGGNTQAAAAAAAAAAAQGGFGNLDFLRNNAQFQQLRQVVQQQPQMLEPILQQLGAGNPQLAQLIANNPDQFLQLLGEEVDDDVPLPPGAQAIQVTEEERDAIERLCRLGFDRDAAIQAYFACDKNEELAANFLFDQPDDDDAPQN, translated from the exons ATGAAGGTCACATTCAAG GACTTGAAGCAACAAAAGTTCACGCTCGATGTCGAGCCCACCGAGCTG GTCTCTGCCGTCAAGCAGAAGATTGCCGGAGAGAAGGGATGGGATCCCAAGGACCAGAAGCTTATCTACTCTG GCAAGATCCTgaaggacgacgacaccgtcgAGTCCTACAagatcgaggagaagggatTCGTTGTCTGCATGGTGAACAAG CCCAAGGCAGCCAAGGCagcccccgccgccgagtcgtcctcgacgcccgccgtCCCGGCGACGCCCGCCCAGGCTGTCGCCGCGACCCCGGCCGCCCCTCCCGCTCCGGCCGCCCAGGCTGCTGCCCCCGCGGCCGCTCCCGCCACGCCCACCCCCGCGGCCAGAAGCACAGGAGGCGATGCCGGAAGCACTGACCCGTCGATGGCCATGGGCGCCCACCGCCAGGAGGTGGTTGCGAACATGGAGGCCATGGGCTTCGAGCGCGCCCagatcgacgccgccatgcGTGCTGCCTTCTACAACCCCGACAGAGCCGTCGAGTACCTGCTCAAC GGCATCCCCGACAACGTCcaggaggagcagcagcagcgtcaagccgccgccgctgccaccgccgctcaGCCTGCCGCCGGTGCGCCTGCTgccggcaccgacgaggGCGGAAACGTCAACCTCTTCGAtctcgccgcccaggcccgtggtggtggtggtggtggtggtggtggtggtaacggcggcgccggtggcggaCGCTCCGCTGCCGGTGGCAACACtcaagctgccgccgccgccgcagccgcggcTGCTGCCCAGGGTGGTTTCGGCAACCTGGACTTCCTGAGAAACAACGCCCAGTTCCAGCAACTGCGCCAGGTCGTCCAGCAACAGCCCCAGATGCTGGAGCCCATCCTCCAGCAACTTGGTGCCGGCAACCCCCAGCTCGCCCAGCTGATCGCCAACAACCCCGACCAGTTCCTGCAGctcctgggcgaggaggtggacgacgacgtccctCTGCCCCCCGGCGCGCAGGCCATCCAGgtcaccgaggaggagcgcgacGCCATTGAGCGG TTATGCCGCCTCGGCTTCGACCGCGATGCCGCCATCCAGGCCTACTTCGCCTGCGACAAGAacgaggagctcgcggcAAACTTTTTGTTCGAccagcccgacgacgacgatgcgccCCAGAACTAA